The window TCAATCTGGCCCAAAAAGAGATGGATCTTTCTCAGTGGAAAGACATTGTGAGGAAGGTGAAGGAGCCGAAGCATGAGGTGACCATAGCTATCGTCGGGAAATATGTCGGACTCAAGGATTCATACAAAAGTCTTACCGAGGCCTTGATCCACGGCGGCATTGCCAATGACTGCAAGGTAGATCTCCTGTGGGTTGACTCCGAGGAGATCGAGGTTAATGGCCCAGGAAAGTATCTTGCAGATGTGGACGGCATCCTGGTGCCTGGCGGATTTGGGTACCGGGGCATAGAAGGCAAGATCGAATCTGTCCGCTATGCAAGGGAAAAGAAAATACCATTTTTCGGCATCTGCCTCGGCATGCAGTGCGCGGTCATCGAGTTTGCAAGAAACGTCTGCGAACTCAAGGCCAACAGTTCCGAATTCGACCTCAACACCCAGGCGCCGGTCATCTACCTTATGGAGAAATGGTTTGACTTCAGAAAAGGCAGGATCGAAGAGCGCACCGAGAGCTCCCATAAGGGCGGCACCATGAGGCTCGGCGCGTATCCCTGCGTCATCGAGCAAAACACCAGGGCCTCCGCCTCTTATCGACAAAAAGAGATCTCTGAACGCCACAGGCACCGTTATGAGTTCAACAACGCATACAAGGGAGTTCTCACCAGGATGGGTATGAAGATCAGCGGCACAAGCCCTGACGGCGAGCTGGTCGAGATCGTCGAGATAGAAGACCATCCCTGGTTCCTGGGCTGCCAGTTCCATCCCGAGTTCAAGTCCAGACCTACTGAACCTCATCCGCTCTTCAGTGCGTTCATTGAGGCATCGCTTCGGGGGAAGCGCTCTCTCTTCCCTGATACGAAAGCAGATATCAGGGAGCTGAGCCAGGGTTGAAAAGGTCTCTATCTGTAGGCTCTGCAGCCTTGCATCCCGGGGACCTTTTTCTCATAGCCGGCCCCTGTGTTATCGAAGACGTAGCCATAACGTTCGAAACAGCAGAGCGGCTGAAAACGATATGTTCGGAGCTGGGCATCGCCTTTATCTTTAAGAGCTCCTTTGACAAGGCAAACAGGACATCAGTTTCTTCCTTCCGGGGCCCTGGCATAGACAGAGGCCTCAGAATCCTTGCGGATATCAGGTCAACGCTTCAGGTCCCGGTGATTGCCGACATTCATGCCATAGAAGAGATTCATCCAGCTGCCGAGGTACTTGATGCACTCCAGATACCTGCATTCCTCTGCAGGCAGACAGACCTCGTCCTGGCAGCGGCACAGACCAACAAGCCGGTGAATATTAAAAAGGGGCAATTCCTTGCTCCCTGGGATGTTAAAAATATCATTGATAAGTTCATATCAAGCGGCAATCAAAACCTTTTTATCACAGAGCGCGGAGTGTCTTTCGGGTATAACAATCTTGTGGTCGATTTCAGGGCATTTCCGATCATGCGGTCATTCGGATATCCTGTGATCTTTGATGTAACTCACAGCCTGCAGTTGCCAGGCGGACAGGGCACGAGTTCAGGAGGGCAGAGGGAGTTTGCCGAGCCGATGGCAAAGGCTGCTGTTGCCGCAGGCGTTGACGGCCTCTTCATGGAGGTCCACCCGGACCCTGAAAAGGCGTTGTGCGATGGCCCGAACATGATCAGACTTGACGAAATGCAGGGGTTCCTGCGACGGGTCAAGGCTGTGCATGACCTCATTGCAGCGCAGGCCGGCACAACCGGGGGGGCGTTGGCATGAAAGACCTCTTTTCTCGTCTGCTCACTCTGGCATTGGCCGCTGCCATGCTTTTTCTCTTTGCAGAAGCAGGCTTCTGTGAGGAAAAACCCCTCTTATTTACCAATGATGATATAGACAAATAC of the Nitrospirota bacterium genome contains:
- a CDS encoding CTP synthase is translated as MSKFIFITGGVLSSLGKGIAAASIGALLEAGGLRVTIQKLDPYINVDPGTLSPFQHGEVFVSDDGAEADLDLGHYERFTHIRTSQKNNFTTGKIYYNVISKERRGDYLGDTVQVVPHITDEIKQAIKSVGEGNDVVIVEIGGTVGDIESLPFLEAIRQMRYDVGKENCLYVHLTLVPYIKTSGELKTKPTQHSVKELRAIGIQPDILLCRTDRLIPPEAKKKIAIHCNLETDAVINAIDVDTIYEVPLALNAEGIEQLIVKKLNLAQKEMDLSQWKDIVRKVKEPKHEVTIAIVGKYVGLKDSYKSLTEALIHGGIANDCKVDLLWVDSEEIEVNGPGKYLADVDGILVPGGFGYRGIEGKIESVRYAREKKIPFFGICLGMQCAVIEFARNVCELKANSSEFDLNTQAPVIYLMEKWFDFRKGRIEERTESSHKGGTMRLGAYPCVIEQNTRASASYRQKEISERHRHRYEFNNAYKGVLTRMGMKISGTSPDGELVEIVEIEDHPWFLGCQFHPEFKSRPTEPHPLFSAFIEASLRGKRSLFPDTKADIRELSQG
- the kdsA gene encoding 3-deoxy-8-phosphooctulonate synthase produces the protein MKRSLSVGSAALHPGDLFLIAGPCVIEDVAITFETAERLKTICSELGIAFIFKSSFDKANRTSVSSFRGPGIDRGLRILADIRSTLQVPVIADIHAIEEIHPAAEVLDALQIPAFLCRQTDLVLAAAQTNKPVNIKKGQFLAPWDVKNIIDKFISSGNQNLFITERGVSFGYNNLVVDFRAFPIMRSFGYPVIFDVTHSLQLPGGQGTSSGGQREFAEPMAKAAVAAGVDGLFMEVHPDPEKALCDGPNMIRLDEMQGFLRRVKAVHDLIAAQAGTTGGALA